One genomic segment of Streptomyces niveus includes these proteins:
- a CDS encoding glycosyltransferase family 4 protein, with protein sequence MTQLRTVQVLGGGSAGSSAHVKSLTAGLVARGVRVSVCAPDSLERIYDFRGCGADHVPVARRGDPMSLGALRAACSTADVVHAHGLHAAVRSAVALGGQRVPLVVTWHTRVYADGPRGHLLRLLERRAVRAAAVVLGASSELVDRARRRGARDARLAPVAVPSPRRVPALGDDAQDDSNGKARAELGATGRPLLMAVGSLVPDRGYGTLLDAARAWRALDPVPLLVIAGEGRERAALQGRIDNEGLPVSLVGRRDDVTELLAAADVALLPSRWEARSLLAQEALRLGVPLVATAVGAVPELVGDAAELIPYGDATALAETVTRLLGDPDRRAELASAGRVRAATWPTEDDTIAHVLSVYDELTQPSPR encoded by the coding sequence GTGACACAGCTGCGTACGGTCCAAGTGCTCGGCGGTGGAAGCGCGGGAAGCAGCGCACACGTCAAGTCGCTGACGGCGGGGCTCGTCGCCCGGGGCGTACGGGTCAGTGTGTGCGCGCCGGACTCGCTGGAGCGGATCTACGACTTCCGGGGCTGCGGCGCCGACCATGTGCCGGTGGCCCGGCGTGGCGATCCGATGTCCCTGGGGGCGCTGCGTGCCGCCTGCTCCACCGCCGACGTGGTGCACGCGCACGGGCTGCACGCCGCCGTACGCTCGGCGGTCGCCCTCGGCGGGCAGCGGGTGCCGCTCGTCGTCACCTGGCACACCCGCGTGTACGCGGACGGGCCGCGAGGCCATCTGCTGCGGCTGCTGGAGCGAAGGGCCGTCAGGGCGGCGGCCGTTGTACTCGGCGCCTCGTCCGAGCTGGTCGACCGGGCCCGCAGGCGCGGCGCCCGCGACGCGCGACTCGCACCGGTCGCGGTCCCGTCCCCGCGCCGGGTCCCGGCGCTCGGTGACGACGCACAGGACGACAGCAACGGCAAGGCGCGCGCCGAACTGGGGGCGACGGGGCGGCCGTTACTGATGGCGGTCGGCAGCCTCGTGCCGGACCGCGGGTACGGCACGCTGCTGGACGCGGCGAGGGCGTGGCGCGCCCTCGACCCCGTACCGCTCCTGGTCATCGCGGGCGAGGGCCGCGAACGGGCCGCGCTCCAGGGGCGGATCGACAACGAGGGCCTGCCGGTCAGCCTGGTCGGCCGCCGCGACGACGTGACCGAACTCCTCGCCGCCGCGGACGTCGCGCTCCTGCCGAGCCGCTGGGAGGCGAGGTCGCTGCTGGCGCAGGAGGCGTTGCGGCTCGGTGTTCCCCTGGTCGCGACGGCGGTCGGCGCGGTACCCGAACTGGTCGGCGACGCGGCGGAGTTGATCCCGTACGGCGACGCCACCGCCCTCGCGGAGACGGTGACCCGCCTGCTGGGCGACCCGGACCGCCGGGCGGAACTCGCCTCGGCGGGGCGGGTGCGGGCGGCGACGTGGCCGACGGAGGACGACACGATCGCGCATGTCCTGAGCGTCTACGACGAACTGACACAGCCGTCGCCACGGTGA